The segment CATAATAAAGTCCTCCTGTTTTTAGTTTATCATAAAAAGATTTTTTTATTTACAGACTTTTTATCACAGGCTCAATACGGATTCAAAGGCAGTAAAAGTTTTAATATTTGTACAGAAGAGGGAACTTTTATGAAAGCATTGCAGGTTTTAGAATTACAGGAAAATGCTTTAAAAGGAATTCAGGGGAAGTTTTTTCAAGATAGTGGATTTTATCCAGATGAACTGGAAAATGAAAAATTTGATAAAACATTTTCTGAAAAAGAAAAATTAATTACAGATTCTCAAAAGAAATTTGAAGAAATGTCTGGTATGATGGATGAGTAGAGATAAAGGGATATTTTTTAAGTTTTTTCATATGAAGCAGCAGAAAAAGAAACGAGCATATAAGATCAAAAATAAAAAAAGAACGACCTTAAAACCGAAATTTTAGGGTCGTTTTTTATTTATAATTATGGACATGTTCTTACCCAATCTTCATAATAAAGTAAAATACCACACCTGTTAATCATATGTAAAAATATGAATGTCAGCAGATATAATAATATTAAGAAAAATACTGTTTTTTTCTTATCTAGTAAGAGTAAGAAAATTAATGTGGGAAGACTAAACAATAGAGGTTCATTCAATCTTTGTATTCTAAAGCCAGTATGATCTCCTCGAGAAATTAAAAAGGTACAAAAACTTATAATTGTAAGAGGAACTACAATATTATAAACGATAACAATAACTGAATTTTGTGAATAATATAATAACATAGTTTTCAAAAATTTCAAAGAATTATATAATATTGCCTCATTGAAAATGTTAAAGGCAGTAATAGAAAAAAAGATGCGACTTCAAAAGAAATAGGTCATTTTTTTATGCAAAAATTCAGAAGAGTATTTTTCTAGTCTATAATTTTTAAAAAATATACATAACATATATTATCGGACGTAAATGGAAAAGTTATATTAAACCAAATCCCACCATATGATCTCAGACTTTCCCGTTCCGTCCTTCCAAATCTACTAACTACAATACAAAACGTGTCTCGCAAGACACGCCTTCAAGTAATCAAAAAAAGTCTATATCAATCAGATCAAATCCGGTTTCATCTGTACATCTGGGATCCTTTCCACGGCAGTCTAATTTTGATTGTGCACATGAAACTATTAATAATAATACTAAGGTAACAAAAAATATTTTTTTCATTATTTCAGACTCCTTTTATAAAATTATTAAATAAAAAATCCTATTATTGCCAAAAAACCAATGAAAAAAAGTAAAATAAGAATAATATAAAAATATTCTTTCTGCTTATACATAAGCCTTTTATTTTCAGCTTCCAGTTCAACGATTTTTTCAGAGAATTTTTCATATTTATTATCAATTATATCACCAATAACAACATTATTTTTTTCTATCTCAATTACAAGTTCTACTTCTCTGGTTTTTTCTTCAGTAAATTTTTCCATAAGTTCCAAATCAGCTAGAACTTTATTTAATGTAAAAACAGAATCTTTGTCTGTCACCATTCCGGAATTTTTTACATTTTGAAATTCTTCTTTTAAATTAACTATTCTTTTTTCTAAAAACAATAAATTACTTAAATGAATTTTTCTGGAATTCTCGGAATTATTATCTCCAAAATTATTTACAAAATTGACACAAAATGTTCCGCTTTTAAGGATCAGAGTGTCAAATTCATCACACATAATTTTGATAAAAGTATCAAGTTTATCTTTTTTTTCAGTGTAAACGGTCATAAGACCCGTGTTTCTTTTAAAATTTTCTAAAAATTGATTATCTATACGTTTTGCCATATTTTTCCTCCATAAATTTCTGTAGCAGAGCTGAAAGCTATGATTTAAATGTTTTGTGTGCTTTATTTATTTTCTATTTTCTCTCTCATTTTATATAAAAATATTCCAGATGCTACACTTACGTTGAGAGAATCCACATCACCATAAATAGGAATAATGGCTTTTACATTTGTACTTTCTACAAAAATATCAGAAATACCATGTCCTTCATTTCCAAATATATAAGCATTTTTTTCTTTTAGTTCCACTTCACGGTAATCAATGGAATTTTTATCAAGTAGTGTAGAAATCACCTGATAATCATTATCTTTTAAAAATTCTGTTATTATCTCAGGTGTTTCATATATTATATTTAATTTAAATATTCCTCCCATAGTTGCACGTACGGTTTTAGGGTTATACACATCTACGCTGCCTTTTGTCAGAATAAGATTCTTGAATCCCGAAGCTTCCATAGTACGAATAATAGTTCCGATATTTCCAGGATCCTGTACATCATCCAGAATAACAATATCTCCGTTTATCTCTTCTATGGAAGTAAGCAGCTTCGAATATAAAACAATAACACCCTGACTGTTTTCCTGTTCAGAAATTTCATCAAAAAGATCATCTTTCAATATTGTAAGGTTATTAAACTGTGTAATTTTATATTTATTTTCAAGATATTCATATTTTGATTCTTTTATAATTATCTTTGTGAAATTTATCTTTTCTTTTAGGAATTTTTCCCCTTCAGCTTTAAAAATATTATTTTTATCTCTGTACTTTTTCTTGTCCAGCTTCTTCAATATCTTATAAAATTTATTGTCAGGACTTGCTATTGTAGTCTTCACTTTTACTCCTTACTAAATTAGACCAATTGGTCGTAAAAATCATTTATTTGAATTTAGAACTCCGATTTTTCCACCGCCAAGTATATGGTAGTGAATATGAAAAACTTCCTGACCGCCGTTTTCATTTACATTTAGGATGACTCTGTAACCATCATCGGCAATCCCCTCATTTTTTGCAATTTTAGCAATTAATAACTGGAGTTTTCCAAGCATAAGTGCATCTTCTTCAGTTGCTTCATTAAGATTAGCAATCTCTTTTTTGGGAATAACAAGAATATGTACTTCTGCCTGCGGGTTAATATCCCGGAAAGCCATGAAATCATCATCTTCATACACGACATTTGCCGGTATTTCCTTATCAATAATTTTCTTAAATATAGTTGACATAATTTTCTCCTTTTCCTAGTATTAGCATTCTTCTATTTTGTCTACTCTTCTTGCGTGTCTTCCGCCTTCAAAGTCTGTAGTAAGATAAGCATCCACGATATCCAGCGCCAGTTCGTCACCGATTACTCTGGCACCTAAAGACAGAACATTAGAATTATTATGGAGTCTGCTTAATTTAGCAGTAAAAGAATTATGACATAACGCACATCTTATTCCGGGAACTTTATTGGCAGCAATTGATATTCCAATACCAGTACCGCAGATAACTATACCGAATTCACATTCCTTATCATTAACAAGCTTTGCAACTTTTCTTGCAATATCCGGATAGTCAACAGATTCTTTCACATCTGTTCCTACATTTTCTACCTCATATCCCTTACCTTTTAAAAAATCAACTACTTTTTCTTTAAGATCAACACCTGCATGGTCATTACCTATTGCTATTTTCATTTTTACCTCCATTAATCTAATTTTCTTTTATAAACGTAGTATATGTTTTTGTCCTTTAAATACTCATTGCTGTTAACAGAATATGCCGTAAGAATAAATCTTATATTTTTGATATTTTTGTAAAATGACACTACAACAAAGAAATAAGTTTTATCTATTTTTTTCTGATAAAAATGTTCTTTCTTTGATCTTGATTTTTTTGTAACAATGTCCGGAGTTTTTAATGTATTTTCTATTATTTCCAGGGTAATTTCCGGATGCTTTTTCAGAATATGCTCGGCATATTGTTCTTTTGTCAGTAAAATCTTCTCGTGTAACCTTCCTTCAAATTCAAAAACACCAACCTTTTTGCCGGTTTTGGTGTAACGTATTTTCTCCTGCATAACACCTCGATTATTTTTTATTATAAACAATTATTTTAATTATATATTATTTATGAAGATTTAACAAGGCTGTTTTAAAAAAAATATTTCATTCGCACTGTGCGAATCATTTTAAAATATTCAAAATAAAATGCCCTTCTAATAGATCTATTTCAGAAGTAAGTATATAATCTTTTTTGAAGTATTCAAGTATTTTTAAAAGTAAAAAAGTTCCTGAAGTAATCACATCAGCTCTTTTGGCGTTAACTGAAGGCAGCTGTGTAATTTCTTCCACAGACATTTTACTTAATTTATGAAAGTTAGTTTTTATCATTTCTAATGTTAATTTTTGATTATGAGACTTTTCGGGATCATAAGACTCATTATGATAGAGTGCAATTTGTCCTGTAATTGACGCAGCTACACCTAAAAGTTCGAAATTACCATTAACAAAGTCAATTTTACTGAGTTCCTTATTTATATGATTTTCCAATTCCTGATAAGTCGTACCTTCATCCAGCATTTCCTTGAATCTCACAGCTCCCAGATCAAAACTTTTTACATGTTCCGGAATTTTTTTTGGAAATCCATATGAAAATTCAGTACTTCCTCCCCCGATATCCACAAGAAGTACGTGAGAATAAGAAGAATCAAGAAAACTTGTTCCTCCCACAAAGGCAGCTTTTCCTTCCTCTGCTCCGCTTATACAATTTATTATAATTCCGCACTCTTTTTCAGCAAGTTCCAGAAATACATCTCTGTTAAATGAATCTCTTACAGCGCTTGTAGCAAAAGCCAAAATTTTTTCGGAACCATATGAATCACTGATTTCTTTATATTCTTTTAGTACTCTCAATGTACGTTTCATAGCTTCGGGAGCAAGATTTTTCGTTTTATTGACTCCTTCTCCCAGTCTGGTAAACTCGACTTTTTTAGTCAATGTATTTACAGTATTATTTTTGCTGTCAGCAACCATAAGTCTGCATGAATTAGTACCGATATCAATAATAGATGCAATCATTATTTACTCTCCCCGTCTTTAGATTTTGAAAGATGAAGGCTTAATTTATATTTTATAGCCACAAGCCTTACCATAAGTAAAAGTACAAACAGTAATGGAACTACAGTATTATATGCCAGTCCTATGTTAACAATACAGATGTAATATATAATTCCCCCTGCAAATGACAGTGTGGCATATATATCTTCTTTTAAGACAAACGGAATTTCATTTACAAGAAGGTCTCTTATGATTCCGCCGCCCACACCTGTAATAGTTGCCATAACTGCAACACTAAGTATTCCAAGTCCGCTTTTAACGGCAATATTAGCTCCGATAATAGTAAATAATGCCAGCCCCAGTGCATCTGAAAGTTTTACCAGTCTCATAAATATTTTTGAATTATCAATAGTTTCCATATTTAGACGCTTTTCCTGAATTTTAACAGTAAAATATATCAAAAATGAAGTAACGATCGCAAGGTATACGTCATGAGGTCTGGCAATAGCCGTGGGCATTCTGTTCAGCAGAATATCTCTTATAATTCCGCCCCCGCAGGCTGTAATAACTCCTAAAACAGTAATACCGAAAATATCCAAATTATGTTTCAAGCCTTTAAAAACTCCTGAACAGGCAAAGGCAATTATTCCTACTGAATTGACAATAGCATTTAACATTAATAAACTCCTTTATTTCTCATAATTACTTTTTCAAACTGTAAAATCAATAAACAGTTCATTTGGAACAGGGTAATCCAGTTTCCACAGCATATACATAGGTTTGTCTCCATGGCTGCTGTAATATCCGGCTTCCCCGAGATACGTAAAAGGAGATGCAGCTCCGCTTTCCAAAACTGGTTCCTTACGTATAAAAATATGTACTTTCATACTAAGATCTTTGTGATTCACATACATTTGACCAATTTTAGAATCATGGCTGGTTTTACTCTGGCTTATCCATTGGACAATGTCCTGTCTGTGAAAATAGTTATCATACTTTAGCTCTTCCTTTAATACAAGTGATTTATTCAGTGTAATGAACAGACAGATGTGTTCACGTGATACTGAATAGCCTGCACGCCATGATCCTTTCTGGGCATTGGAATCAAGCAGGATTTGTAGTTCTATTCTGGAATATTCCTGATATTTGACCAAAATGCTGCTGTTAAATTCATTTATATCAATTTCTTTCTTAAAATTCAAAATAGAAAGCTCAATTAGACCGACCAGTCTTTTTTTATAGAACTTAGTAAAATCAGTACTTTGTAATGAAATAATATTAGAAATCGGATCAAAAATAAATAAACTGCTCTCGCTTAATTCTTTCATTGCTCTTATAATAATATTATTTTGCATTTTTTCATTTATTTTTACAGAAAATACAGATTCGAATTTTTTGATAACATCATATATTGAAATATTATCTTTATCATGTAAAAGTGATACAATAAGAATTTCATAAGGATAATTCAGACTTAGATTTTTTTCTAAAATTTCAAAAATCTCTTCTTCTGCACTACTGAAATAATAATCCAGTTTCTCTATAAGCTTTTGCGCTTTGACAAAAGAACCAAATTTATTTTTCAGCCTCAAAAACAGCTCCATATTATCTTTAAAATCAATAATATCCAGCTCTCTACCGATCTCATCTTTGAATTCAAGATATTCAGAAACAATATTATCTCTGCTTAAACTGTTATAATTCTCTATTTTAGATATTATTCTTTCTTGGCATATTCTGTCAAGTTCTATATAAGAAGCACCGGGAATATCAGAAAACTGATTTTTAACTTCAGTCAGAAGTCTGTCTTTTTCATTCAGAGTATTTTCTGAAAAAGCCTGAGTGATAATATAATCCTTTTTATGATTCCCGATAAAATCCAAAATAGTTACAAAATCTTTATTTTTAACTTTTCGAAGCCCCCGTCCCAGCTGCTGTATAAAAATTGTGGATGACATGGTAGGCCGCAGAAATAATAAAAGATTAACATCAGGTATATCTATTCCCTCATTAAAAATATCCACCACACATAAAATTTCGATTTTTCCAGACTGAAAAGCGTCTGTTATCTCTTTTCTTCTCCCCATATTATCTTTTGCCGTGATAGATTCGGAAGAATACCCTTTCAGTCTGAACTGTTCTTTCATATATTCCGCATGTTTTATATTGGCACAAAAGGCAATAGACTTGACTCTGTCTCCGTCAAAACTAATTTTTTCAATTTTATTATGAATAAAATCTACTCTTTTCGGAATACTGAGTTTATCGCCAAGTACACTGTCATCATATCTTCCGTTATTAAAAGGGATCTGCTCATAATCCACAGTGTCGTCAATTACCCCAAAATAATGAAAAGGAGAGAGTAAGTCATATTCAAGAGCTTCACGAAGACCCATCTCTCCAATTAAATTATAATCACACAGTTCCAATATATCCTTCCCGTCCATTCTTTCAGGAGTCGCAGTAAGCCCCAAAAGAAAAGCGGGCTCAAAATACTGAAGTACAGTCTCATAAGTAGATGCCTTTGAGTGATGAAATTCATCAATAATAATGTATTCAAAAGCATTTTTTGAGAAATATTCCGTATTTTTATATAATGACTGAATTGTAGAAAACATAAATTTTTTATCATAGCTTTTTTCACTTCCGCTAAGAAAGCCATATTCATTTTTATCATAGGGAAGAATTTTTGAGAAAACATTGAACGCATTATTTATAAGCTCCTCCCTGTGGGCTATAAATAAAAATGACTCAGGTTTCAGCCGTAAAATATCCATTGCTGCAAGATAAGTTTTCCCTGTACCGGTAGCAGCTACAATCAGTCCTTTTCTATTGCCGAATTCCCTTGTAAGTCTCAATTTTTCCAGAAGATCAGACTGCATTTTATTAGGCTTAAATATCTCCATTTCATTTTCTTCTTTTTTAAAATCAAATGTTTCAATATTTCCGCTTTTATTTCTGAAATCTTCATATTTATCAATAAATCTTGTACTTAAATCCACCGCTTCATTACTATGCCATATTTTTTCAAACTGCTCATATGACTGGTCAAAAATCTCAAGATAACTGTCTTTTACCAGACGCACATTCCATTCTTCACCAGAGTACAAAGCAGACTGACTTAGATTCGAGGAACCTATAATACACGAACTGTATTCTTTTCTCTGAAATAAATATGCCTTTGTGTGAAAACTTTCTCTTGTGTTATTATAAACTTTTATCTCAAGATTGTCATATTCCATGAGCTTTCTCAAAGCTTTAGGATCTGTAATGTTCAAATATACCGAAGTGACTATTTTCCCTTTTATTCCCTGTCTTTTCAGTTCATCAAGCGTGTTAATAAGAAGCTGGATGCCAGAAAATTTTATAAAACTAACTATAAAACAAAAAGAATCACAGCTGTTCAGCTCCTCTTTTAAATATGTAAAAAAGTTTTTAAATTGTGTTTTACGATTAACTATGAGAAAATTGCCGGTATTATAATTACTGCGGTTAAACTGCAAAGGCAGCTCAAACTTCTTATCAATTACAGTCTCTGTTAATTTTACGGCATTATCATAGTCATTCAAAGAAATTTTCTTATCAAGATTCTGGGAGAAAAACATTAGAATTTCATGTTTTAACATGCTTGAGTACTGATCATAAGGTACAGTAATTCCAGTTTTATCCCCTTTTTTTGCTAATACAGACATTTTGTATTCTCCATAAATTAATTTTTACTTAAAGAGTATAAGAATTCTATCTCTTCTGCCCAAATTGTTTCATCTATAGTTTCCAGTATTATAGGTATGTCATCAAGTCTTTTATCATTCATAATAAGCCGGAAACATTCCTCGCCTAACTTGCCTTTCAAAAGACTTTCGTGCCTGTCTTTTTTCAAACCTAAATCATACATGGAATCATTAAGATGGATTCCTTTTAGATATTCAAAACCAACAAT is part of the Sebaldella sp. S0638 genome and harbors:
- a CDS encoding RNA methyltransferase encodes the protein MKTTIASPDNKFYKILKKLDKKKYRDKNNIFKAEGEKFLKEKINFTKIIIKESKYEYLENKYKITQFNNLTILKDDLFDEISEQENSQGVIVLYSKLLTSIEEINGDIVILDDVQDPGNIGTIIRTMEASGFKNLILTKGSVDVYNPKTVRATMGGIFKLNIIYETPEIITEFLKDNDYQVISTLLDKNSIDYREVELKEKNAYIFGNEGHGISDIFVESTNVKAIIPIYGDVDSLNVSVASGIFLYKMREKIENK
- a CDS encoding histidine triad nucleotide-binding protein, with protein sequence MSTIFKKIIDKEIPANVVYEDDDFMAFRDINPQAEVHILVIPKKEIANLNEATEEDALMLGKLQLLIAKIAKNEGIADDGYRVILNVNENGGQEVFHIHYHILGGGKIGVLNSNK
- the rpiB gene encoding ribose 5-phosphate isomerase B, whose protein sequence is MKIAIGNDHAGVDLKEKVVDFLKGKGYEVENVGTDVKESVDYPDIARKVAKLVNDKECEFGIVICGTGIGISIAANKVPGIRCALCHNSFTAKLSRLHNNSNVLSLGARVIGDELALDIVDAYLTTDFEGGRHARRVDKIEEC
- a CDS encoding helicase; translated protein: MQEKIRYTKTGKKVGVFEFEGRLHEKILLTKEQYAEHILKKHPEITLEIIENTLKTPDIVTKKSRSKKEHFYQKKIDKTYFFVVVSFYKNIKNIRFILTAYSVNSNEYLKDKNIYYVYKRKLD
- a CDS encoding trimeric intracellular cation channel family protein — protein: MLNAIVNSVGIIAFACSGVFKGLKHNLDIFGITVLGVITACGGGIIRDILLNRMPTAIARPHDVYLAIVTSFLIYFTVKIQEKRLNMETIDNSKIFMRLVKLSDALGLALFTIIGANIAVKSGLGILSVAVMATITGVGGGIIRDLLVNEIPFVLKEDIYATLSFAGGIIYYICIVNIGLAYNTVVPLLFVLLLMVRLVAIKYKLSLHLSKSKDGESK
- a CDS encoding DUF3427 domain-containing protein, whose product is MSVLAKKGDKTGITVPYDQYSSMLKHEILMFFSQNLDKKISLNDYDNAVKLTETVIDKKFELPLQFNRSNYNTGNFLIVNRKTQFKNFFTYLKEELNSCDSFCFIVSFIKFSGIQLLINTLDELKRQGIKGKIVTSVYLNITDPKALRKLMEYDNLEIKVYNNTRESFHTKAYLFQRKEYSSCIIGSSNLSQSALYSGEEWNVRLVKDSYLEIFDQSYEQFEKIWHSNEAVDLSTRFIDKYEDFRNKSGNIETFDFKKEENEMEIFKPNKMQSDLLEKLRLTREFGNRKGLIVAATGTGKTYLAAMDILRLKPESFLFIAHREELINNAFNVFSKILPYDKNEYGFLSGSEKSYDKKFMFSTIQSLYKNTEYFSKNAFEYIIIDEFHHSKASTYETVLQYFEPAFLLGLTATPERMDGKDILELCDYNLIGEMGLREALEYDLLSPFHYFGVIDDTVDYEQIPFNNGRYDDSVLGDKLSIPKRVDFIHNKIEKISFDGDRVKSIAFCANIKHAEYMKEQFRLKGYSSESITAKDNMGRRKEITDAFQSGKIEILCVVDIFNEGIDIPDVNLLLFLRPTMSSTIFIQQLGRGLRKVKNKDFVTILDFIGNHKKDYIITQAFSENTLNEKDRLLTEVKNQFSDIPGASYIELDRICQERIISKIENYNSLSRDNIVSEYLEFKDEIGRELDIIDFKDNMELFLRLKNKFGSFVKAQKLIEKLDYYFSSAEEEIFEILEKNLSLNYPYEILIVSLLHDKDNISIYDVIKKFESVFSVKINEKMQNNIIIRAMKELSESSLFIFDPISNIISLQSTDFTKFYKKRLVGLIELSILNFKKEIDINEFNSSILVKYQEYSRIELQILLDSNAQKGSWRAGYSVSREHICLFITLNKSLVLKEELKYDNYFHRQDIVQWISQSKTSHDSKIGQMYVNHKDLSMKVHIFIRKEPVLESGAASPFTYLGEAGYYSSHGDKPMYMLWKLDYPVPNELFIDFTV